In Haliscomenobacter hydrossis DSM 1100, the DNA window ATTTTGTGCAGGGTTACCAAATCCTTTTGCAACTCCTCGACACCTTGCTGGAGGGTAACAAATTTTTGTTGTTCACTAACCAGATTGGCTTCAATTTGATCCAATTGATCGTTCAGGTTTTTGCGAATTTGCTGCAAATCGAGGGCAGCTCCACCTTTTGCTGCGCTATTGGCCTGTTCCAAGAGGCGTTGTTTTTTCTCCAATTCCTGACGCAGCAAAGTACTTTCTTTGCGTTCGTTTTGGATCTGAAGCAGCATTTCTTCGTAAGCAGAAAGAATGTCAGCTTTGGTGCTAGTGGCATTTACTTTGGCCATTGGAGGAAGGTTTTATGTATGGTTTAAGGTTGTGTGCGAGTTTCACAATTGTGGAAAATCTGATTTATCCATCTTTTCTTCCTAAAAATACCAAAGGCTTCTATCTTTAACAAACACAAACGGCAAAAAACATGAAACACCTGCTAGCAGTCCTACTTTTACTTTCCAACGCTATCCTTTTTGCCCAAAAGCCCATGAATGTCATTTTCATCCTGGCCGATGATCACCGCTATGACGCCATGGGTTTTACCGGAAAATTCCCCGGTTTAAAAACGCCGAACCTCGACCGCATGGCCCTGCAAGGCTGTCATGTGGAAAAAGCCTGTGTTGCCACCGCGCTTTGCTCGCCCAGTCGCGCCAGCATCCTCACCGGGCAATACCCCCATAAACATACTGTGGTAGACAATCAGGCACCAATTCCTCCGGGGCTGGTCTTTTTCCCGCAATTGCTACAAAAAAAAGGCTACAATACCGCCTTTTTGGGCAAATGGCACATGGGTGACGCCGACGATCAACCCCAACCCGGCTTTGATTATTGGTTGAGTTTTAAGGGGCAAGGCGTTTATTACAACCCCACTTTCAACATCAATGGCCAACAGGTGCCCCATAAAGACAGCGCTTATATCAGCGATTTGTTGACCGATTACGCAGTTGATTGGATCAAGGCGCAGCCCGCTAAAAAGCCCTTTTTCCTGTACCTCTCGCACAAAGGAGTACACGCGCTTTTTGAACCCGCCAAGCGCCATAAAGGCATGTACAAGAACTTGAGGTTTACCCCGCCGCCTTCCATGTTCATGACCGCGCGGGATACCAGCAAGTACCTCGAACTGAAAAATAGCCGGATCAGTCCTGAGCTGAAACCCTTTGTAGAAAACCAGCGTGATCAGCCCAATTGGGTCTACGACCAGCGCCACAGTTGGCATGGGGTGGACTACATGTACCACGGCTACATCAGTTTTTACGAGTTCTACCAGCAGTACCTGGAAACCCTCATGGCGGTGGATGAAAGTGTAGGGCGGGTACTGGATTACGTAAGTTCCAGTGCTTTGGCCAACAATACCATGGTGATTTATATGGGGGACAATGGTTTCAGCTTTGGCGAACACGGCCTGATCGACAAACGCCACGCCTACGAGGAATCCATGCGCGTGCCCATGCTGATGTACGCGCCCAAACTCGTGCCTGCGGGCAGCAAGTTGACACAGGTGATTCAAAACATCGATTTGGCGCCCACCATTTTGGAGATGGCAGGCCTCAAAACGCCAACCTATATGCAGGGTAAATCTTTTTTACCTCTGCTGAAAGGTGAAAAAATAGCCTGGAAAGACCGGGCCTTTTACGAGTATTTTTGGGAATATGATTTCCCGCAAACCCCGACCATGTTTGCGCTGCGTACCGACCGGTACAAGTACATTTACAACCACGGGGTATGGGGCATCAATGAATTGTACGATTTACAAAACGATCCCCACGAAATGAACAACCTCATCCGCAGTACCGCCCACCAGGAGGTAGCCAGCCAAATGCGGACGGATATTTTTAACTGGTTGGAACAAACCGGAGGTTTACAAATTCCATTGCGGCCAATGACGTCCGATCATAAACGCGGTGACCACAAATACAAAAACACCTACTAAATGAGCAAGTTCTATTCCATGCTGTTACTCGCTTTATCCCTTTTTGTCGATGGCTGGAAAACACCCACAGCAAAGGAAAAACTGCCCAATATTGTCCTGATCTTTATGGATGACCTGGGCTACGGGGATTTGAGTTGTTACGGTGCTTTGAACTACAAAACCCCGAACCTGGACAAACTTGCGGTGGAGGGCATCCGCTTTACCAATTTTCTGTCGGCGCAACCGGTGTGTACCGCCTCACGGGTGGGTTTGCTCACGGGCTGTTACCCGAATCGATTGAGCATGTCCGGGGCTTTGTTTCCGGGAGCCAAGGTGGGCATCAACGCGAATGAAACTACCCTGGCGGAATTGTTCAAGCAAAAAAACTACACCACAGGTATTTTTGGCAAATGGCACCTGGGGGACAACCAGAAATTTTTGCCCTTACAACACGGTTTTGATGAATACTTCGGCATTCCTTTTTCCAACGACATGTGGCCGGTATGGTACGATGGCAAACCCGCCACTGCCGAACAAGCGGGCAAATTCCGCTTTCCCCCATTGGCTCTGATGGAAGGCAATACCAAAATTGAGGAGATCAGCACCTTGGAAAAGCAAGGGTTGTTGACCAAACGCCTTACCGAGCGGGCGGTATCTTTTATTCAAAAAAATAAAAAAAATCCTTTTTTCCTGTATTTACCTCATCCCATGCCGCACGTGCCCATTGAGGCTTCGCCAGCGTTTAAGGGCAAAAGCAAGCAGGGCATTTACGGCGACGTCATCATGGAAATAGATTGGTCGGTGGGGCAAATTATGCAGGCTTTAGCGGCCAATGGTTTGGACAAAAATACCCTGGTGATCTTTACCAGTGACAATGGCCCCTGGTACAATTTTGGGAGCCACGCGGGTTCCAACGGCGGTTTTCGCGAAGGCAAAGGTACCTCTTTTGAAGGAGGATTTCGGGTTCCCTGCATCATGCGGTGGAAAGGGCGGGTGCCTGCGGGTGCGATTTGTAACCAGTTGTCTTCCACCATCGACATACTGCCCACCCTTGCTGATTTGTGTCAGCTCAAATTGCCCGAGCACAAAATTGACGGCTTCAGCATGTTGCCCATCCTGAACGGCAATACCGAATACGAGGTTCGCAAAAACTTCTATTATTACTACTACCGCAATGACCTACAGGCCGTGCGCAGCGGGCATTGGAAACTAATTTTGCCCCACAAAGGCCGCTCCTACCTCAACCAATTGCCCGGAGAGAACGGCTTTCCTGGAGCTTCACCCGAGGACACCGTTTTCCCTATGGGGCTTTACGACCTGCGCCGCGATCCCGGTGAGGCATATGATGTGCAAAAAAAATACCCGGAGGTAGTGGAAGAATTGCTCAAACTGGCGGAAGCGGCTCGGGCAGATTTGGGGGATAATTTGACGAAACGGGTTGGCGCGAATGTGCGGGTGAGTGGGATTTATTGACGATGAGGTGTTGGTTTTTAAAGGGGATCTGACTTTGGTGCGTGAGGAAATGTTCAAGCCAATTGTGCCAACTGCAATTTTCCTTCTTCCGTGGCAATCAAAGAAAGCTGCCATTTAAGGAGGTTGATATAGTGCTGAATGGTTTCTTTTGCCGAATCATTCTGTTGGTAAATGAAAGATTC includes these proteins:
- a CDS encoding sulfatase, giving the protein MKHLLAVLLLLSNAILFAQKPMNVIFILADDHRYDAMGFTGKFPGLKTPNLDRMALQGCHVEKACVATALCSPSRASILTGQYPHKHTVVDNQAPIPPGLVFFPQLLQKKGYNTAFLGKWHMGDADDQPQPGFDYWLSFKGQGVYYNPTFNINGQQVPHKDSAYISDLLTDYAVDWIKAQPAKKPFFLYLSHKGVHALFEPAKRHKGMYKNLRFTPPPSMFMTARDTSKYLELKNSRISPELKPFVENQRDQPNWVYDQRHSWHGVDYMYHGYISFYEFYQQYLETLMAVDESVGRVLDYVSSSALANNTMVIYMGDNGFSFGEHGLIDKRHAYEESMRVPMLMYAPKLVPAGSKLTQVIQNIDLAPTILEMAGLKTPTYMQGKSFLPLLKGEKIAWKDRAFYEYFWEYDFPQTPTMFALRTDRYKYIYNHGVWGINELYDLQNDPHEMNNLIRSTAHQEVASQMRTDIFNWLEQTGGLQIPLRPMTSDHKRGDHKYKNTY
- a CDS encoding sulfatase, coding for MSKFYSMLLLALSLFVDGWKTPTAKEKLPNIVLIFMDDLGYGDLSCYGALNYKTPNLDKLAVEGIRFTNFLSAQPVCTASRVGLLTGCYPNRLSMSGALFPGAKVGINANETTLAELFKQKNYTTGIFGKWHLGDNQKFLPLQHGFDEYFGIPFSNDMWPVWYDGKPATAEQAGKFRFPPLALMEGNTKIEEISTLEKQGLLTKRLTERAVSFIQKNKKNPFFLYLPHPMPHVPIEASPAFKGKSKQGIYGDVIMEIDWSVGQIMQALAANGLDKNTLVIFTSDNGPWYNFGSHAGSNGGFREGKGTSFEGGFRVPCIMRWKGRVPAGAICNQLSSTIDILPTLADLCQLKLPEHKIDGFSMLPILNGNTEYEVRKNFYYYYYRNDLQAVRSGHWKLILPHKGRSYLNQLPGENGFPGASPEDTVFPMGLYDLRRDPGEAYDVQKKYPEVVEELLKLAEAARADLGDNLTKRVGANVRVSGIY